DNA from Lates calcarifer isolate ASB-BC8 linkage group LG14, TLL_Latcal_v3, whole genome shotgun sequence:
GATGTTgatgtgtctgaatgtgtgtccCTGTTAGCATGTTACCAGAGAAAGTATGCACAGCCTGTACATCTCAGCAGCTCCTATACATACTGCAGTTAGCTGTGTTACATCAGTAGTTCTCCACTGTTGATAACTTTTCTATCTACAAAAGCATAGTAGGATTTAAAGTAAGGTTACTCAAGTGCACCTTCATATCAGTGTTAGTGGAATGCACCTCTTTTAtacattcttcttcttttatacATTCTTCAtttgttgtgcatgtgtgcttctctctgcagactgGGATTCTCCTCAGCAAACCTAATGATGACAAATCAATGGGGTCCCAGGTAAATTTTCCTAATGTAACACAAAGTAGTAATGTATATCTGTGCATACAGTGTGACAATGATTACATTCCTGTGTAATCGAGGGTCTTTCCAGAATCATGGTGAGTGTGTATAACCAACATCACCAGCTTTGTTAATTAATAGTAGTTATGTCAGTGTGGGTGGCTCAGTGTGGGTTCATTTTACACCCTCATACCCCCTATTCTCCTCATAGTCTGtatttcctcctccacagaTGCAAGGTATCCCTCCTATGCCCCCGATGCCAATGCCACCCATGCCTCCTGGTATAGGCATGCTCCAGGCTATGAGCATGATGCCCGGAGGGCCCCCTCCACCTGGGATACACATGGGCATGGAGCCCCCAGGTTTGCCCCCTCCCGGCCTGTCGCAGGAGGATCAGCTGAAGATGGTTCAACAGAGAGCAGCCATGGTGttacagcaggaggagagggccaAGCAACAGGTGAGGGTggaaaattatatatatattatatatcacAGCTGTGTTAGTCACTTAAGAGTGATGCATACAAGACTTACATTGGTCTACATTGAGAAAATTGAGTAAGTGATACTTTTTTTCCTACAGAACGGTTGAGtcattaatgtttgtgtgtatcacAGGGTGATTCCAGAGTCATGGATGAACAGGATCTTCTTGAGCAGCAGAAAAGAGTGAGAGGATGAAGTCACTTGATTAAATAAGATTATctttactttgaaaatgtttttaaaaaattgtacagaaatgaatgttgcgtgttcatttcttttattttctctcattttgattctcctccttttcttgaacaatgtatttaatttctgtctccttctctttgtaTATCAGGCTGCAGTGCTGCTGGAACAAGAACGTCAGCAGGAGATGGCCAAGATGCCCAGGGCCATGCCTGCTGTGAGAGGTATGTTAGTGACTGTTTTCTAATTCTAAATAATCACATCCAAACTGAAAATCTTGCAGTCACCTTCAAACTGTCTTCTGTATAGGTTTGGATCCTCGTGGACCGCTGCCTCCTGGTGTGACTATGATGCCGACCCAGAAACAGAGAGTGCCACCTCCTCCAGGAGAGGACAACAGAGAGGTGACCAGagtttctttcctctttgtcctctcaTGATCTCTAATTGATTGACAGTGGGAGTCAACCTTGTTATGTGCACTCACCTAATCACTTTTTTTGCTTCCATTCCAGGCCTGGCAGAGCGAGGAGGTGAGCGTTAGTGGGCCCAAGATCCCCCAGGCTCTGGAGAAAATCCTCCAGCTGAAGGAGATCAGGCAGGAGCAACTCACCGACCCCACAGGTCAGCACCGCCGTCACCTCAGATTGTCTCTGACtgacaaatacagacacaaagtgTAGAAAAATGAACACCAGCTCAGACAGTCCATGTGTTAAAGTAACATTTGCTCTCTGGGATCTTTTCCTtcagaaggggaggaggaggatgatgagggAGCAGATATGGACTTGACCAACTCCTCTGGTCCCGTCATGTCTGAGACAGAAGACGATGACAGCCAAATGTCCAAGAAAGATGTAAGTTTATATCTTCAGCCAAGCACTAGGTGCACGTTTTTTCTCTCCACGCgtgttttaataaatatttgtaaGTTATTTGCTCTCCAGTTTTTAAATTTACGAACAAACCTTTTCCTCAGAAAAACCGCAAACGCAGGAACCGCAAGAAGAAGAGCAAGAAGAAGCGAGCTCTGGAGAAGAAGGAGCAGGcggagcaggagcagcagaagaAGGAGGGTGGcgaaaaagagaaggaaaaagagccAGAGGTTGAGATCGAGTACGTCACAGAGGAGCCAGAGATTTACGACCCCAACTACATTTTCTTCAAGAGGATCTTCGAGGCGTTCAAGGTAAGAAACATGATGCGACTGCAGGAGaatatgttcatttttaatgatgtttgaAGGTTATATTCTTTTGCTTTTGGTGTAACGCAGtcgttttcttctctttcccaGCTGACGGATGATGttaagaaagagaaggagaaggagccTGAGAAGGCGGAAAAGCAGGAGACAGCCGTGCTGCGGAAGAAGGGAtttgaggaggagaagaaagacagcGATGAAAGTGATGAGGTTCGAACCCTTCCATCTGTTAGGAGAACATAACAGAGGACAAATACCTGTTTAAGCATTAAatgttttcaatattttttcatgtacagGAAATCAGACCAGATGCACCTAAACTGTCCAAGAAGAAGCTGAGGAGGATGAACAGGTTGACTGTGGCTGAACTCAAGCAGGTACATTAAGAGTGTCCCTTTTTCAGCCTGTTGATGCAGTGTGAAAGGAGACAAATAAAGACAAGAACCTCTCCTCtaatctctctctttgcctctttgCTCCAGCTGGTGGCTCGTCCAGATGTAGTGGAGATGCATGATGTGACGGCCCAGGAGCCCAAGCTGCTGGTCCACCTAAAGGCCACCAGGAACACGGTGCCCGTGCCCCGCCACTGGTGCTTCAAAAGGAAGTATCTGCAGGGCAAGAGAGGTATAGAGAAGCCGCCGTTCGAGCTCCCAGAGTTCATCAAGAGAACAGGAATCCAGGAGATGAGGGAGGCCCTGCAGGAGAAGGTGGGTTTTGAAAGTCACGGTAGACCCTCAGCCTTTCTGTCTTCTGTTCAAAGATGCAATACAAGCGTAGCTGCTTCTTTGTCCGCTTACAGGAAGACGCCAAAACCATGAAAACCAAAATGAGAGAGAAGGTTCGCCCCAAGATGGGAAAGATCGACATCGACTACCAGAAGCTCCACGACGCTTTCTTCAAATGGCAGATCAAACCTAAGCTCACTATCCATGGAGACCTGTACTACGAGGTACTACATCATTTCTTTATGTAATTAAAGTTGCGATCACCCAGGCTTAAGATGAATAATGATAGTGCTGCTACAAGCTGTTTTGTCATTAAAGATCCACTAAATGACctgctgtgtatgtttgtgtgtgtgtctctgc
Protein-coding regions in this window:
- the sf3b2 gene encoding splicing factor 3B subunit 2, with protein sequence MASDGPPGTESLPSDLGSAIAGLNTWSNPELQAKLAELGAPTMGPREELIDRLKGYMMQTGILLSKPNDDKSMGSQMQGIPPMPPMPMPPMPPGIGMLQAMSMMPGGPPPPGIHMGMEPPGLPPPGLSQEDQLKMVQQRAAMVLQQEERAKQQGDSRVMDEQDLLEQQKRAAVLLEQERQQEMAKMPRAMPAVRGLDPRGPLPPGVTMMPTQKQRVPPPPGEDNREAWQSEEVSVSGPKIPQALEKILQLKEIRQEQLTDPTEGEEEDDEGADMDLTNSSGPVMSETEDDDSQMSKKDKNRKRRNRKKKSKKKRALEKKEQAEQEQQKKEGGEKEKEKEPEVEIEYVTEEPEIYDPNYIFFKRIFEAFKLTDDVKKEKEKEPEKAEKQETAVLRKKGFEEEKKDSDESDEEIRPDAPKLSKKKLRRMNRLTVAELKQLVARPDVVEMHDVTAQEPKLLVHLKATRNTVPVPRHWCFKRKYLQGKRGIEKPPFELPEFIKRTGIQEMREALQEKEDAKTMKTKMREKVRPKMGKIDIDYQKLHDAFFKWQIKPKLTIHGDLYYEGKEFETRLKEKKPGDLSDELRIALGMPVGPNAHKVPPPWLIAMQRYGPPPSYPNLKIPGLNSPIPENCTFGYHAGGWGKPPVDEMGKPLYGDVFGTNAADFQAKAEEEEVDHTPWGELEPSDEESSEEEEEEESDEEKPDETGFFTPADSGLITPGGFSSVPAGMETPELIELRKKKIEEAMDGNETPQLFTVLPERRTGSVGAAMMASTHIYDMSGAMAARKAGGGQESQGVEVALAPEELELDPMAMTQKYEEHVREQQAQVEKEDFSDMVAEHAAKQKQKKRKAQPQDTRGGAKKYKEFKF